From Curtobacterium sp. SGAir0471, the proteins below share one genomic window:
- the allB gene encoding allantoinase AllB, with translation MSAAVHADLVLRARRAWVDGVLQPAAVVVRDGVVDAVLPFEASVAATEDRSVPDEHVLLPGLVDTHVHVNEPGRTEWEGFASATRAAALGGVTTIIDMPLNSIPATVDVDALAVKRASAEGRVAVDVGFWGGAIPANAGARGPLHDAGVFGFKCFTAPSGVDEFPHLDPAQLRAAIEEVAELDALLIVHAEDPDHLVPHGSLGGHYVDFLATRPGSAEQSAVARVLDGARATGARVHVLHLSDAGVLPMIRAARAEGVRVTVETCPHYLAFEAGSIPDGATEFKCCPPIRDDANRDALWAGLLDGTIDCVVSDHSPSTADLKTDDWGSAWGGIAGLQVGFRAVWTEALRRGVPLEAVLPWFTTGPAALVGFTDRGRIAPGTVAHFAVLDPAAEGVVEVSALAHRNPVSAYAGLHTVGVVTETWLRGRLVATADHGVTAVEGVLVDRPTAPQHARNERSGIVLNGTEAP, from the coding sequence ATGAGCGCCGCAGTGCACGCGGACCTGGTGCTCCGCGCTCGGCGTGCCTGGGTGGACGGCGTCCTGCAGCCGGCCGCGGTCGTCGTCCGCGACGGCGTGGTCGACGCGGTCCTGCCGTTCGAGGCGTCGGTCGCGGCGACGGAGGACCGGAGCGTCCCGGACGAGCACGTGCTGCTGCCGGGACTCGTCGACACCCACGTGCACGTCAACGAACCCGGTCGCACCGAGTGGGAGGGGTTCGCCTCGGCCACGAGGGCGGCGGCCCTCGGCGGCGTGACCACGATCATCGACATGCCGCTTAACTCGATCCCGGCGACGGTCGACGTCGACGCCCTCGCGGTGAAGCGGGCGAGCGCCGAGGGACGCGTCGCGGTCGACGTCGGGTTCTGGGGAGGAGCGATCCCCGCCAACGCCGGGGCACGCGGCCCGCTGCACGACGCCGGGGTCTTCGGCTTCAAGTGCTTCACGGCGCCGAGCGGCGTCGACGAGTTCCCGCACCTCGACCCGGCGCAGCTGCGCGCGGCGATCGAGGAGGTCGCCGAGCTCGACGCGCTGCTCATCGTGCACGCCGAGGACCCGGACCACCTGGTGCCGCACGGGTCGCTCGGTGGCCACTACGTCGACTTCCTCGCCACCCGTCCGGGCAGTGCCGAGCAGTCCGCCGTCGCGCGGGTCCTCGACGGGGCCCGGGCGACGGGAGCCCGCGTGCACGTGCTGCACCTGTCCGACGCGGGGGTGCTCCCGATGATCCGCGCAGCCAGGGCCGAGGGCGTCCGGGTGACCGTCGAGACGTGTCCGCACTACCTGGCGTTCGAGGCCGGGTCGATCCCCGACGGCGCGACCGAGTTCAAGTGCTGCCCGCCGATCCGCGACGACGCGAACCGCGACGCGCTGTGGGCAGGGCTGCTCGACGGCACGATCGACTGCGTCGTGTCCGACCACTCGCCGTCGACGGCCGACCTGAAGACCGACGACTGGGGCTCGGCCTGGGGCGGCATCGCCGGTCTCCAGGTCGGCTTCCGGGCGGTGTGGACCGAGGCCCTGCGTCGTGGGGTCCCGCTCGAGGCCGTCCTGCCCTGGTTCACGACGGGGCCGGCGGCGCTCGTCGGGTTCACCGACCGCGGCCGGATCGCGCCGGGCACGGTCGCCCACTTCGCGGTCCTCGACCCCGCGGCCGAGGGCGTCGTCGAGGTGTCGGCGCTGGCCCACCGCAACCCGGTCTCCGCCTACGCGGGCCTCCACACGGTCGGCGTCGTCACCGAGACCTGGCTCCGCGGTCGGCTCGTGGCGACGGCCGACCACGGGGTCACCGCCGTCGAGGGGGTCCTGGTCGACCGCCCGACCGCACCGCAACACGCACGAAACGAACGTTCCGGTATCGTCCTGAACGGAACGGAGGCACCATGA
- a CDS encoding aspartate/glutamate racemase family protein, whose product MHIRVVNPNTTASMTAAIGRAAAAVAGPGTLVEAVTPTTGPASIESHYEEALAVPGLLEQIALGEQQGVDAYVVACFGDPGLDAARELAAGPVIGIAEAGFHAAAMLGRRFGVVTTLARTTGRAWELAERYGFASLVTEIRACEVPVLQLEDPTSGARELVVEECRAVIAGGADAVVLGCAGMAEFCAEVSREIGAPVVDGVAAATVLAESLVRLGLRTGKAGEYAPPPPKPVTGLLSGFTVQAAGSSAPVSAPVLLAEVSA is encoded by the coding sequence TTGCACATCCGCGTCGTCAACCCCAACACCACCGCGTCGATGACGGCGGCGATCGGCCGCGCCGCGGCCGCCGTCGCCGGCCCCGGCACCCTCGTCGAGGCGGTGACCCCCACGACCGGACCGGCCTCGATCGAGAGCCACTACGAGGAGGCCCTCGCGGTCCCCGGGCTCCTCGAGCAGATCGCGCTCGGCGAGCAGCAGGGGGTCGACGCGTACGTCGTCGCGTGCTTCGGCGACCCGGGACTCGACGCCGCGCGGGAGCTCGCCGCCGGACCGGTGATCGGGATCGCCGAGGCCGGCTTCCACGCCGCCGCGATGCTCGGTCGCCGGTTCGGGGTCGTCACGACGCTGGCCCGCACGACCGGGCGTGCGTGGGAGCTGGCGGAGCGCTACGGGTTCGCCTCCCTGGTGACCGAGATCCGGGCGTGCGAGGTGCCCGTGCTGCAGCTGGAGGACCCGACGTCGGGGGCCCGGGAGCTCGTCGTCGAGGAGTGCCGCGCCGTGATCGCGGGCGGCGCGGACGCCGTGGTGCTCGGGTGCGCGGGCATGGCGGAGTTCTGCGCCGAGGTCTCCCGTGAGATCGGTGCGCCGGTGGTCGACGGGGTGGCCGCGGCGACGGTGCTCGCGGAGTCGCTCGTCCGGCTCGGGCTGCGGACCGGCAAGGCCGGCGAGTACGCACCCCCGCCGCCGAAGCCGGTGACGGGACTGCTGTCCGGCTTCACGGTGCAGGCGGCCGGGTCCTCCGCGCCGGTGTCGGCTCCGGTCCTGCTCGCGGAGGTGTCGGCATGA
- a CDS encoding NCS1 family nucleobase:cation symporter-1, whose product MVTEIATPVAAPHAPRTTSSAAAGAGVVKPGYDPALTNEDLAPLREQRWTSYNIFAFWMSDVHSVGGYVTAGSLFALGIASWQVLVALVVGILIVQVFANLVAKPSQRTGVPYPVINRAVFGVIGANVPAVIRGLIATAWYGVQTFLAAQSLNIVFLKFIPGSAALLDHSFLGLSALGWISYGILWVAQAALFSMGMEAIRRFIDFAGPAVYVVMIALAVYLVAKAGIGNISLTLHTGAPMSFGASIPVMLSAVAIVVSYFSGPMLNFGDFSRYGRSFRSVKRGNFWGLPVNFLFFSVLTVLCASATVPVFGKLITDPIETVQAIDAPFAILLGGLTFVTATVGINIVANFISPAFDFSNVAPRKISWRTGGMIAAVGSVLLTPWNWYGNDQAILYTLGILGALIGPLFGILIAGYYLVAKQRVAVDDMYTKEPTARYWYRAGWNPNAMWTLLVAGAVSVASAVLPPATGVLPWLSNYSWFIGCGLGLVVFWALERRSPRMPVLAADDPTVDDGAAVGRD is encoded by the coding sequence TTGGTCACAGAGATCGCGACCCCGGTCGCCGCGCCCCACGCCCCCCGCACGACCTCGTCGGCAGCCGCCGGCGCAGGCGTCGTCAAGCCCGGGTACGACCCGGCGCTCACCAACGAGGACCTCGCACCCCTGCGCGAGCAGCGCTGGACGAGCTACAACATCTTCGCCTTCTGGATGTCCGACGTGCACTCGGTCGGCGGGTACGTCACCGCCGGGTCGCTCTTCGCGCTCGGCATCGCGAGCTGGCAGGTCCTCGTCGCCCTCGTCGTCGGCATCCTCATCGTGCAGGTCTTCGCGAACCTCGTCGCGAAACCGTCGCAGCGCACCGGGGTGCCGTACCCGGTGATCAACCGCGCGGTCTTCGGCGTCATCGGGGCGAACGTCCCCGCGGTCATCCGTGGCCTCATCGCGACGGCCTGGTACGGCGTGCAGACCTTCCTCGCCGCGCAGTCGCTGAACATCGTCTTCCTCAAGTTCATCCCCGGCTCCGCGGCGCTCCTCGACCACTCGTTCCTCGGGCTCTCCGCGCTCGGCTGGATCTCCTACGGCATCCTCTGGGTCGCCCAGGCCGCACTGTTCTCGATGGGCATGGAGGCGATCCGCCGCTTCATCGACTTCGCCGGCCCGGCCGTCTACGTCGTGATGATCGCGCTCGCGGTGTACCTGGTCGCGAAGGCCGGCATCGGCAACATCTCGCTGACCCTGCACACTGGTGCGCCGATGTCGTTCGGCGCCTCGATCCCGGTCATGCTCTCGGCCGTCGCGATCGTCGTCAGCTACTTCTCCGGCCCGATGCTCAACTTCGGTGACTTCTCGCGCTACGGCCGCTCGTTCCGGTCGGTCAAGCGCGGCAACTTCTGGGGTCTGCCGGTCAACTTCCTGTTCTTCTCGGTGCTCACCGTGCTCTGCGCGAGCGCCACGGTGCCGGTGTTCGGCAAGCTCATCACCGACCCGATCGAGACGGTCCAGGCCATCGACGCACCGTTCGCGATCCTGCTCGGCGGCCTGACCTTCGTCACCGCGACGGTCGGCATCAACATCGTCGCGAACTTCATCAGCCCCGCGTTCGACTTCTCGAACGTCGCCCCGCGGAAGATCAGCTGGCGGACGGGCGGCATGATCGCCGCCGTCGGCTCGGTCCTGCTGACCCCGTGGAACTGGTACGGCAACGACCAGGCGATCCTCTACACGCTCGGCATCCTCGGTGCCCTCATCGGCCCGCTCTTCGGGATCCTCATCGCCGGGTACTACCTCGTCGCGAAGCAGCGGGTCGCGGTCGACGACATGTACACGAAGGAGCCCACCGCCCGGTACTGGTACCGCGCCGGTTGGAACCCGAACGCGATGTGGACCCTGCTGGTCGCCGGTGCCGTGTCGGTCGCGAGCGCGGTGCTGCCGCCGGCGACGGGCGTCCTGCCCTGGCTGAGCAACTACAGCTGGTTCATCGGCTGCGGCCTCGGTCTGGTCGTCTTCTGGGCGCTCGAGCGCCGGTCGCCCCGGATGCCGGTGCTGGCCGCGGACGACCCGACGGTCGACGACGGCGCAGCCGTCGGACGCGACTGA
- a CDS encoding SDR family oxidoreductase translates to MRVAITGGTGFVGRHLAERYAADDVVVVSRRTGVEIDDVDALTEAFAGVDAIAHCAGINREIGDQTFERVHVRGTAAVLEAAHRAGVQRVVLLSFLRARPGTGSPYHETKWAAEEMVRSSGLDYTVLKAGMIYGHGDHLVDHLSHTVQTVPLFASVGFREKTISPIPVAELVDVLVGALEGRLSRRTVAVRGGEALLLSEAVRRVARVVDRPVRVFPAPVWAHRVLGQVTEWTMRVPLVAKAQVRMLVEGVTEATQPAGELPADLAPRAHFDDEHIRAALPPRGGFTWRDLRFPGRP, encoded by the coding sequence ATGCGGGTAGCGATCACCGGTGGGACCGGGTTCGTGGGACGACACCTCGCGGAACGGTACGCAGCTGACGACGTGGTGGTCGTCTCGCGTCGGACCGGCGTCGAGATCGACGACGTCGACGCCCTCACCGAGGCCTTCGCCGGGGTCGACGCGATCGCCCACTGCGCAGGCATCAACCGCGAGATCGGCGACCAGACGTTCGAGCGCGTGCACGTCCGCGGCACCGCCGCCGTGCTCGAGGCGGCCCACCGGGCCGGGGTGCAGCGCGTCGTGCTGTTGAGCTTCCTGCGGGCTCGGCCGGGCACCGGCTCCCCGTACCACGAGACGAAGTGGGCAGCCGAGGAGATGGTCCGGTCGTCCGGGCTCGACTACACGGTGCTGAAGGCGGGCATGATCTACGGGCACGGGGACCACCTCGTCGACCACCTGAGCCACACCGTGCAGACCGTGCCGTTGTTCGCGTCCGTGGGGTTCCGCGAGAAGACGATCAGCCCGATCCCCGTGGCCGAGCTCGTGGACGTGCTCGTCGGCGCCCTCGAGGGGCGGCTGTCCCGCCGCACGGTGGCGGTCCGTGGCGGCGAGGCGCTGTTGCTCAGCGAGGCGGTCCGCCGGGTCGCGCGCGTGGTCGACCGGCCGGTGCGGGTGTTCCCGGCGCCGGTGTGGGCGCACCGGGTGCTCGGACAGGTCACCGAGTGGACCATGCGCGTGCCGCTCGTCGCGAAGGCGCAGGTGCGGATGCTCGTCGAGGGGGTCACCGAGGCGACGCAGCCGGCCGGCGAGCTCCCGGCGGACCTCGCGCCGAGGGCCCACTTCGACGACGAGCACATCCGAGCGGCGCTCCCGCCCCGGGGCGGCTTCACCTGGCGGGACCTGCGGTTCCCCGGACGACCGTGA
- a CDS encoding cysteine hydrolase family protein — protein MPTMSAILVIDLQRGVVRDCFDTEGVLMRTARLVDRARASGVPVVWVQDHGDFAEGSPDWELAAPLERRPDEPLVKKEYRDSFSDTDLLAILERSGVQHLVVAGAQSDYCIRTTTQAAAVHGFDVTLVSDAHTTTDAEHDGVHVSGEQIVAHTNMYFGGLRYPGRHFAAEPHDRVDFALKG, from the coding sequence ATGCCGACCATGAGTGCGATCCTCGTCATCGACCTGCAGCGAGGCGTCGTGCGCGACTGCTTCGATACCGAGGGCGTGCTCATGCGGACCGCCCGCCTCGTCGACCGTGCACGAGCGAGCGGTGTACCGGTGGTGTGGGTGCAGGACCACGGCGACTTCGCCGAGGGGTCTCCGGACTGGGAGCTCGCAGCACCGTTGGAGCGCCGGCCGGACGAGCCGCTCGTGAAGAAGGAGTACCGGGACTCGTTCTCGGACACCGACCTCCTCGCGATCCTGGAGCGCTCGGGAGTGCAGCACCTCGTCGTCGCCGGTGCGCAGAGCGACTACTGCATCCGTACGACGACCCAGGCCGCAGCGGTCCACGGGTTCGACGTGACCTTGGTGTCGGACGCGCACACGACAACGGACGCGGAGCACGACGGTGTCCACGTGAGTGGGGAGCAGATCGTCGCCCACACGAACATGTACTTCGGCGGCCTCCGGTACCCCGGCCGGCACTTCGCCGCCGAGCCGCACGACCGAGTGGACTTCGCGCTCAAAGGCTGA
- a CDS encoding GNAT family N-acetyltransferase, whose amino-acid sequence MARRGSARLLVEAVRVASAHRSSGVGTTLMRWVVEQAAVALGTPLVQLTSDAARTDAHRFHRRLGFIDSHVGFKIAVSLPDAPVR is encoded by the coding sequence ATGGCTCGACGAGGCAGTGCCCGGCTGCTGGTCGAGGCAGTCCGCGTCGCCAGCGCACACCGGTCGTCCGGCGTCGGAACCACTCTGATGCGATGGGTCGTCGAGCAGGCCGCGGTTGCACTCGGGACTCCGCTGGTGCAGCTGACTTCCGACGCCGCGCGGACCGACGCGCATCGCTTCCACCGTCGTCTCGGCTTCATCGACTCCCACGTCGGCTTCAAGATCGCCGTGTCGTTGCCCGACGCGCCTGTCCGGTAG
- a CDS encoding VIT1/CCC1 transporter family protein, whose protein sequence is MSTASDLSLPTAEHDDAASAARLNWLRAGLLGANDGIVSVAAVLVGVAGAGAGTGPVVAAGTAALVGGAISMALGEYISVSGARDAQRTGQAAEQAKLEADAEDAPALAAHYRSLGVEDSVADAVARELARPEVRRRRAEAALRDAEDEVVSPWRAAWVSAATFTVGALLPFIAMLLAPESARVAVTVTASLVALALTGTTGAVLGGARRGRAALRVVVGGALALAATYVAGALLGTHAL, encoded by the coding sequence ATGTCGACTGCATCGGACCTCTCGCTCCCCACCGCCGAGCACGACGACGCCGCCAGCGCCGCCCGACTCAACTGGCTCCGCGCCGGCCTGCTCGGCGCGAACGACGGCATCGTGTCCGTCGCGGCCGTGCTCGTCGGCGTCGCCGGTGCCGGGGCGGGCACGGGGCCGGTCGTGGCGGCCGGGACCGCGGCGCTCGTCGGTGGTGCGATCTCGATGGCCCTCGGCGAGTACATCTCCGTCAGCGGGGCCCGTGACGCGCAGCGCACCGGACAGGCCGCGGAGCAGGCGAAGCTCGAGGCCGACGCCGAGGACGCTCCGGCGCTCGCCGCGCACTACCGGTCGCTCGGCGTCGAGGACTCGGTGGCGGACGCCGTCGCACGGGAACTCGCGCGCCCCGAGGTCCGCCGGCGTCGGGCAGAGGCCGCGCTCCGGGATGCTGAGGACGAGGTCGTCAGCCCCTGGCGGGCGGCGTGGGTGTCGGCGGCGACGTTCACCGTCGGCGCGCTCCTGCCCTTCATCGCGATGTTGCTCGCGCCGGAGTCCGCTCGTGTCGCCGTCACCGTGACGGCATCGCTCGTGGCCCTCGCGCTGACGGGGACCACGGGGGCGGTGCTCGGTGGTGCCCGTCGAGGTCGGGCGGCGCTGCGGGTGGTCGTGGGTGGGGCGCTCGCGCTCGCGGCGACGTACGTCGCGGGGGCGTTGCTCGGGACGCACGCGCTCTGA
- a CDS encoding GNAT family N-acetyltransferase, with protein MIGSSFVVRTADDESTAAACVALWVDAVADRDGVPASEAVRARADEKFAAERVALVVAEDGGAVPLGFALVSAPGSGGTPSDAAYLSLLAVAPAAQGHGLGRRLLAAAVDAAAAAGHVRCELHALDDNAPALALYASAGFRPVGEPFPHALSGRPTHVWRAGVGG; from the coding sequence GTGATCGGGTCGTCCTTCGTCGTGCGCACCGCGGACGACGAGTCGACCGCGGCGGCGTGCGTCGCGCTCTGGGTCGACGCCGTCGCGGACCGTGACGGCGTCCCGGCGTCCGAAGCGGTGCGCGCCCGCGCGGACGAGAAGTTCGCGGCGGAGCGGGTGGCACTCGTCGTCGCCGAGGACGGCGGAGCCGTCCCGCTCGGGTTCGCCCTCGTCAGCGCACCCGGATCCGGCGGGACGCCGAGCGACGCCGCGTACCTCAGCCTGCTCGCGGTCGCGCCTGCCGCGCAGGGTCACGGCCTCGGACGCCGGCTGCTCGCGGCAGCGGTGGACGCCGCCGCGGCCGCCGGTCACGTCCGGTGCGAGCTGCACGCGCTGGACGACAACGCCCCCGCCCTCGCGCTCTACGCGAGCGCCGGTTTCCGACCGGTCGGCGAGCCGTTCCCGCACGCGTTGAGCGGCCGTCCGACCCACGTCTGGCGGGCGGGTGTCGGCGGGTGA
- a CDS encoding LLM class flavin-dependent oxidoreductase: protein MSDPKQRQIRFNAFDMNCVAHQSSGLWRHPRDRSRNYNELSYWTDLAQLLERGRFDGIFIADVLGTYDVYGGTNEAALRTGSQVPVNDPILLVSAMASVTEHLGFGITAGTAYEHPYPFARRISTLDHLTKGRIGWNVVTGYLPSAARNMGQTDQLSHDDRYDVADEYLEVLYKLWEGSWEDDAVVEDRETGVFTDPAKVHPIEHQGQHFDVPGIHLSEPSVQRSPVVYQAGASPRGIRFAAENAEAVFVGAPTVPQLAATVGKIRDALEAAGRDRYAARVYTLLTVITDETDEAAQAKYRDYLSYASAEGALVLNSGWMGVDLSQYDLDEPLGNIESNAIQSAAANLSAATGEDGSNWTVRDIAEHTAIGGLGPVAVGSGSTIAQQLIDIQEQTDVDGFNLAYAVTPGTWEDVIEFVVPELRARGAYPEEYVEGSLRHKLHGRGDRLPDEHRGAQYRVGARATA, encoded by the coding sequence GTGAGCGACCCGAAGCAGCGGCAGATCCGGTTCAACGCGTTCGACATGAACTGCGTGGCGCACCAGTCCTCCGGACTGTGGCGCCACCCCCGCGACCGATCGCGGAACTACAACGAGCTGTCGTACTGGACGGACCTGGCGCAGCTGCTCGAGCGTGGGCGCTTCGACGGCATCTTCATCGCCGACGTCCTCGGCACCTACGACGTCTACGGCGGGACGAACGAGGCGGCGCTCCGCACCGGGTCGCAGGTGCCGGTGAACGACCCGATCCTGCTCGTCTCCGCGATGGCCTCCGTCACCGAGCACCTCGGGTTCGGCATCACCGCGGGCACCGCCTACGAGCACCCGTACCCGTTCGCCCGTCGCATCTCGACGCTCGACCACCTGACGAAGGGCCGCATCGGCTGGAACGTCGTCACCGGGTACCTGCCGAGCGCGGCTCGCAACATGGGTCAGACCGACCAGCTCTCGCACGACGACCGCTACGACGTCGCCGACGAGTACCTCGAGGTGCTCTACAAGCTGTGGGAGGGCTCGTGGGAGGACGACGCCGTCGTCGAGGACCGCGAGACCGGCGTCTTCACCGACCCGGCGAAGGTGCACCCGATCGAGCACCAGGGCCAGCACTTCGACGTCCCCGGGATCCACCTGTCCGAGCCCTCGGTCCAGCGCAGCCCCGTCGTCTACCAGGCCGGCGCCTCGCCGCGCGGCATCCGCTTCGCCGCCGAGAACGCCGAGGCGGTCTTCGTCGGCGCGCCGACGGTCCCGCAGCTCGCGGCCACCGTCGGCAAGATCCGCGACGCCCTGGAGGCAGCTGGTCGCGACCGCTACGCAGCCCGCGTCTACACGCTGCTCACGGTCATCACCGACGAGACCGACGAGGCGGCCCAGGCCAAGTACCGCGACTACCTGTCGTACGCGTCGGCCGAGGGGGCGCTCGTGCTCAACTCCGGCTGGATGGGTGTGGACCTGTCGCAGTACGACCTGGACGAACCGCTCGGCAACATCGAGTCGAACGCCATCCAGTCGGCGGCCGCGAACCTGTCGGCGGCGACGGGGGAGGACGGCTCGAACTGGACCGTCCGCGACATCGCCGAGCACACCGCCATCGGCGGACTCGGCCCGGTCGCGGTCGGCTCCGGGTCGACGATCGCGCAGCAGCTCATCGACATCCAGGAGCAGACCGACGTCGACGGGTTCAACCTCGCCTACGCGGTGACCCCCGGCACGTGGGAGGACGTCATCGAGTTCGTCGTGCCCGAGCTGCGGGCCCGCGGCGCGTACCCCGAGGAGTACGTCGAGGGGTCGCTCCGCCACAAGCTGCACGGCCGCGGCGACCGCCTGCCCGACGAGCACCGCGGCGCGCAGTACCGCGTCGGCGCACGGGCGACCGCCTGA
- the sufU gene encoding Fe-S cluster assembly sulfur transfer protein SufU, producing the protein MNSLDSLYQQVILDHAKVRHGDVVLEDPDASHFERNPTCGDEITVSLRLEPGTDRIAAIGWQGDGCSISMASASVLTDMAVGRTVPELLELTSAFRDMMRSRGAGEPDEDVLEDLVAFHGVSKFVMRVKCGMLAWVAAEAAAREASAAH; encoded by the coding sequence GTGAACAGCCTCGACTCGCTCTACCAGCAGGTCATCCTCGACCACGCGAAGGTCCGGCACGGCGACGTCGTGCTCGAGGACCCCGACGCGTCGCACTTCGAGCGGAACCCGACCTGCGGCGACGAGATCACCGTCAGCCTGCGCCTCGAGCCGGGCACGGACCGCATCGCCGCGATCGGGTGGCAGGGTGACGGCTGCTCGATCTCGATGGCGTCCGCGTCGGTGCTCACCGACATGGCCGTCGGCCGGACCGTGCCCGAGCTGCTCGAGCTCACGTCGGCGTTCCGGGACATGATGCGCTCACGCGGCGCGGGGGAGCCCGACGAGGACGTCCTCGAGGACCTCGTCGCGTTCCACGGTGTCTCGAAGTTCGTCATGCGCGTGAAGTGCGGGATGCTCGCGTGGGTGGCGGCGGAGGCCGCGGCGCGCGAGGCCAGCGCAGCCCACTGA
- a CDS encoding SufS family cysteine desulfurase, producing the protein MLAPNQPLTESEVAAIKRDFPILQQEVNGQPLAYLDSGATAERPRQVLDAERRFLEHDNAAVHRGAHTLAALSTDAFEDARATVAGFVGAASPSEVVWTANATDALNLVAYGIANASRGRGGAAAERFRIGPGDEVLVTEAEHHANLVPWQELAALTGATLRWVPVADDGTWTAADAVERITERTKVVAFAHVSNVTGMVAPAAAVVAAARAHGALVVLDACQSAPHRPLDVRELGVDFAAFSGHKMLGPNGIGVLWGRAELLDALPPFRTGGSMITTVTMEASEYMPAPERFEAGTQPVSQAVALAEAVRYLQGIGMERVRAHEEHLAQRMLDGLAAVPGIRVVGPPSGVPRSGLVSFDVDGVHAHDVSQYLDAQGIAVRSGHHCAQPLHRRLGLVATSRASTYVYTTEADVDRFLTAVGEVRGYFGAAS; encoded by the coding sequence GTGCTCGCCCCGAACCAGCCGCTGACCGAGTCCGAGGTCGCCGCGATCAAGCGGGACTTCCCGATCCTCCAGCAGGAGGTGAACGGGCAGCCGCTCGCGTACCTCGACTCCGGGGCGACGGCCGAGCGGCCGCGCCAGGTGCTCGACGCCGAGCGACGGTTCCTCGAGCACGACAACGCGGCCGTGCACCGCGGTGCGCACACGCTGGCGGCCTTGAGCACCGACGCCTTTGAGGACGCCCGCGCCACGGTCGCCGGGTTCGTCGGCGCCGCGTCGCCGTCCGAGGTCGTCTGGACCGCGAACGCCACCGACGCGCTGAACCTCGTCGCGTACGGCATCGCGAACGCCAGCCGCGGGCGCGGTGGGGCGGCGGCCGAGCGCTTCCGCATCGGCCCCGGCGACGAGGTCCTGGTGACCGAGGCCGAGCACCACGCGAACCTCGTGCCGTGGCAGGAGCTCGCCGCGCTCACCGGTGCGACGCTCCGCTGGGTCCCGGTCGCCGACGACGGCACCTGGACCGCCGCCGACGCCGTCGAGCGCATCACCGAGCGGACGAAGGTCGTCGCGTTCGCCCACGTCTCGAACGTCACGGGCATGGTCGCGCCCGCCGCCGCCGTGGTCGCGGCCGCCCGCGCGCACGGTGCCCTCGTCGTCCTCGACGCCTGCCAGTCGGCGCCGCACCGCCCCCTCGACGTGCGGGAGCTCGGCGTCGACTTCGCCGCGTTCTCGGGGCACAAGATGCTCGGGCCGAACGGCATCGGCGTCCTCTGGGGTCGCGCCGAGCTCCTCGACGCCCTGCCGCCGTTCCGCACGGGTGGGTCGATGATCACCACCGTGACGATGGAGGCGTCGGAGTACATGCCGGCGCCCGAGCGGTTCGAGGCCGGCACGCAGCCGGTGTCACAGGCCGTCGCGCTCGCCGAGGCGGTCCGCTACCTGCAGGGCATCGGCATGGAACGGGTGCGCGCCCACGAGGAGCACCTCGCACAGCGGATGCTCGACGGTCTCGCGGCGGTCCCGGGCATCCGCGTCGTCGGGCCGCCGTCCGGTGTGCCGCGCTCGGGGCTCGTGTCCTTCGACGTCGACGGGGTGCACGCCCACGACGTCTCGCAGTACCTCGACGCGCAGGGCATCGCCGTCCGGTCGGGGCACCACTGCGCACAACCGCTGCACCGTCGGCTCGGCCTCGTCGCCACCAGCCGCGCGAGCACCTACGTGTACACGACCGAGGCGGACGTCGACCGCTTCCTCACGGCCGTCGGCGAGGTCCGCGGTTACTTCGGAGCGGCCTCGTGA
- a CDS encoding antitoxin, producing MAGFDDITKKAQEFLKDGKVQDALKSEKAEDVSDKVLGGVADAVKKATGGKYDDKIDNARDAADKRIGNE from the coding sequence ATGGCGGGGTTCGACGACATCACGAAGAAGGCGCAGGAGTTCCTGAAGGACGGCAAGGTCCAGGACGCCCTGAAGAGCGAGAAGGCCGAGGACGTCAGCGACAAGGTCCTCGGCGGTGTGGCCGACGCCGTCAAGAAGGCCACCGGCGGCAAGTACGACGACAAGATCGACAACGCCCGCGACGCAGCCGACAAGCGCATCGGCAACGAGTAG